The genomic DNA GATGAATTTAGAGCACTCTTCGATGTTATCAAGACTCTGCCAGCAGAACAAAAGGCCGCTTACGGCGAAGCAGTCAATGAGCTTCGAGCAGAACTGGAGCAACTTTCACGTAGCACCGAGCCCGCTAACCAGGTTCCAGACAAAGGCGCTCTGGATGTAACTGCGCCGATGTCGACTAATCACGGAGCGCCACAACTACTGAATACTGAAAATGGTTCGCAGCACCCTATAACAACTGAGCTTGAACGCGCATCAGATATCTTTGAGCTAATGGGCTTCGAGATTGTGGAAAGCCGCCAGATTGACGACGACTATCACATGTTCGAGACGCTGAACTTTCCGGCGGACCACCCAGCTCGTGATGACTACGATACGTTTATGACAGAAGAGGGGTTAATCGCTCCAGCGCATACTAGCACAATGCAAAACCGAGTGATAAAAGAGCGTCTCAAAAATCTTGAAAACGGTGAGCCGATTGCTGTAATGGTCGCCGGTAGAGTCTTCCGAAACGAAGATCTTGATGCTCGGCATGAACATACATTTCATCAGATCGAGGGTGTTTATGTTGGAAAAAACGTGACTGTCGGCAATCTTATTGCGACACTGAAGACTTTTCTGGAGAGTTATTACGAGCAAGAACTAAAGACCAGAATCACACCGTTTTACTTCCCGTTTACTGAACCAAGCTTTGAATTTTCGCTTAGCTGCCCGTTTTGTAAGGGTGAAGGGTGCCATATCTGTAGTCAAGAGGGCTGGATTGAGCTACTCGGCTGCGGTATGATCCACCCAAATGTACTTAAAGAAGCGGGTGTTGACCCAGAAGTTTACACTGGCTTTGCCTGGGGAATGGGAGTTGAAAGGTTAGTGATGATGAAGTATGACATAGATGACATCAGGCATTTTAACAGTGGTAAGTTGGCATTTTTGAGGCAGTTTAGATAACCGATTAAGGATTAAAGATTAATGATTGTGGAAGAGAGCTCCGTAGCTAACCAACAAATTGATATTCCTTGTGTTGGCTATGATGTGAAAGCTGACTTCTACGAAGGCGACGCCGACATTGCAGTAATGATTTATATTGGCTTTACATCGAATAAGTCTAGGTACAAGGCGCTAGCCGGCTTGCTAAACGAGCAACTAGGCGCTTCGGTTTTGGTGCTTGATTACAGTGGCCATGGCGCAAGTCCGTTCGATATTGATGATGTTTGTCCGGCTCAAAACTTCCTTGAGTCGATCACGGCCTTTGACTTGCTAAAGGCAAAGTATCCGAAGCGTCAGATGTTTGTTATTGGTACAAGCTATGGCGGATTTATGGCGACCCAGCTCACCAAATACCGTGAGTTTGATAAGTTAGTGCTGCGAGTGCCGGCACTATACAAGCCGCATGACTTTTATACTAAGTGGGGCGAATATGATTCAATCGAAACAAGACACGATTACAGACTTAACGCCAAGGATCTTGGATCTCACCCACTGCTAAAAAGGGCAGCCGATTTTAAGGGCAAGACGCTGGTTGTGACACATGAACTAGACACGATCTGTCCGCCGAACTCAACGGCCCCTTTTATTAAGGCTTTCCGGGCTGATCATTGGGTGGAGACTGGCTTGGGGCATTCATTCCGCGAAAGTGGTGTCACTAAGGCTCAGGCCGAAAAATATTACAATAAAATAATTGATTGGTTAAAAAATGAAAAAAGCAATTAGTAGCGTTCATGCTCCAAGGTCGACCGATATTTATTCACAAGCTATTGAGTCAAATGGTTTTGTCTTTGTTTCGGGGCAAATTCATATGACGACTGAGGGTGTAGTGGTTGAGGCTAGTGTCGAGGGAAAGCTGGAGCAAATTATGGACAACATCACGGCAATACTAAAAGAAGCCGGTCTAAAACTAGACAACATAGTAAAAATCACAGTTTATCTCACAAGCATCGATGATGCTAAAGAGTTCAATGCAGCTTACGGAAGGTATTTTGTCCAGCCGTTGCCAGCACGTGAACTGATTTGTGTGCAGGCCCTACCTCGTGGTGCAACAATTGAGCTGAGCGTCATAGCGGCTAGGAGCACTAAGAGTGAATAAGCTGAACGAAAATAAATATTGTACGCTTTCAACAGTTTGCGAAGACGGTCAACCTTGGGGTAGTCCTGTCTTTTTTGTGGCTGACGAGGCGGGGAATATATATTGGTGGTCCCCTGTAAAATCAGTTCATTCCATTAACATAAGAAGAACAGGCACGGTTTTTGTGACAGTGTTTGATTCCAGTGTTCAAGAGGGTAAAGGGCAAGCTCTATATATGCAGTGTGAAGCAACTGAGCTCGAAAATGACGAGGCTGAAGAAGCCAGATTACTTTATAACAAAAAAGCTAAGTTTTTTAAGTTGGAAGCAAAAGATATTTTGGGCGAAGCTCCTACTAGAATCTACTGCGCAAAGCCGAAGAAAAAATGGCGGAACGTAGACGCCGAAGAAAACGGCTATTTCATCGATGCTCGTGAGGAAGTAGAATAGTATTATGAAGTTCAGTCTAAACTTAGCGCAGTATTACTCGAATGTTGACCTCAAATCTTTCGATCGGGACGAGCTTATCGGTCGAATTGGCGACAGGATCGGAGCGATTGAGCAAGTTGAGGAGCTTGCGCCTAAGTATGCAGGTGTAATAGTCGTCAAGGTGGTCAATTGCGAAAAACATTCTGATGCTGACAAGCTAAGTGTTTGCAGAATTGATGATGATGGTGCTGCGCAGAATGTTGAACGCGACCAGCAGGGCCTTATAACAGTAGTTTGTGGTGCGCCAAATGTTCGAGCGGGCTTACTTGTTGTATGGATCCCGCCGGGCGCAACAGTACCTTCTACGTATGACAAAGAGCCATTCGTGCTCGAGGCTCGGGCTATTCGCGGGATTGTCAGTAACGGTATGCTAGGAAGTCCTAGAGAGCTTGGCGTTAGCGAGGAGCATGGTGGCATTCTAGAGATAGAGGCAAGTGATGTAGGTGAGGAACTAGCAAGGCCTGGTACTGCATTTGTGAAGCTTTATGGCCTGGATGACTTTGTAGTTACCTGCGAAAACAAGATGTTTACTCATCGGCCAGACTGCTTTGGCAATCTTGGTATCGCTCGTGAGGTTAGCGGAATTTTTGATCAACAATTTAAATCACCAGATTGGTACGTAGAGCCAATCAGCCATGCCGTCGGCCCCAATCCAGTTGCAATTGAAGCCGTAAATCAAGTGCCTGAACTTGTGCCGAGATTTATGTGCCAAGCAGTTACAGGGCTTAGCGTACAGACCTCGCCAGTATGGCTTCAGAGTTATTTGAATCGAATGGGAGTAAAGAGCATTAACAATGTTGTTGATTACTCAAACTATTTCATGCTGCTGACCGCTCAACCAACACATGCCTTCGACTACGATAAGCTCGTTAAGTTGACGGGCCAGTCAAAAATAACTCTTGGTCCGAGACTTGCTAAAAAAGGCGAAAAACTAGCACTTTTGAACGGCAAAACTGTTGAACTATCCGATAAAGACATGGTTATTGATGCTTGCGGAGTGCCTGTTGCGCTAGCGGGAGTTATGGGCGGTCAGCAGAGCGAAGTTGACAGCACAACCAAGACAATAGTTATTGAATGCGCAACTTTTGACATGTACGCTGTGCGGCGTACCAGCATGCGGCATGGTTTGTTCACCGATGCCGTTACTCGCTACACCAAGAATCAAAGTCCTTTGCAGAATCCTCAGGTTTTGGCTAAGTTTGTTGATGAGCTTGTTCATTCGGTTGGTGGGGTGGTTGCCAGCGATGCCCTCGATATTTTTGATCAAGCAAAGCTGGATTCGGTACGTAAGTCTATTATGATCAGTCCTGATTTCGTAAATAGTCGTTTGGGCACAGAACTTACAAAAGAAGATATCGCCCAGATCCTGGCTAATGTTGAGTTTGACTGTACGTATCAGGATGAAAAAGTTATTATAAAATCCCCATTTTGGCGTACTGATATAGAACTACCCGAGGATATTGTCGAAGAAGTTGGCAGGCTCTATGGTTTCAGTCGTTTGCCGTCAGGCTTACCACATCG from Candidatus Saccharibacteria bacterium includes the following:
- the pheS gene encoding phenylalanine--tRNA ligase subunit alpha, which encodes MNELDQKLVQELRVRAEAGENVLRSDEFRALFDVIKTLPAEQKAAYGEAVNELRAELEQLSRSTEPANQVPDKGALDVTAPMSTNHGAPQLLNTENGSQHPITTELERASDIFELMGFEIVESRQIDDDYHMFETLNFPADHPARDDYDTFMTEEGLIAPAHTSTMQNRVIKERLKNLENGEPIAVMVAGRVFRNEDLDARHEHTFHQIEGVYVGKNVTVGNLIATLKTFLESYYEQELKTRITPFYFPFTEPSFEFSLSCPFCKGEGCHICSQEGWIELLGCGMIHPNVLKEAGVDPEVYTGFAWGMGVERLVMMKYDIDDIRHFNSGKLAFLRQFR
- a CDS encoding pyridoxamine 5'-phosphate oxidase family protein, yielding MNKLNENKYCTLSTVCEDGQPWGSPVFFVADEAGNIYWWSPVKSVHSINIRRTGTVFVTVFDSSVQEGKGQALYMQCEATELENDEAEEARLLYNKKAKFFKLEAKDILGEAPTRIYCAKPKKKWRNVDAEENGYFIDAREEVE
- a CDS encoding alpha/beta fold hydrolase, with protein sequence MIVEESSVANQQIDIPCVGYDVKADFYEGDADIAVMIYIGFTSNKSRYKALAGLLNEQLGASVLVLDYSGHGASPFDIDDVCPAQNFLESITAFDLLKAKYPKRQMFVIGTSYGGFMATQLTKYREFDKLVLRVPALYKPHDFYTKWGEYDSIETRHDYRLNAKDLGSHPLLKRAADFKGKTLVVTHELDTICPPNSTAPFIKAFRADHWVETGLGHSFRESGVTKAQAEKYYNKIIDWLKNEKSN
- the pheT gene encoding phenylalanine--tRNA ligase subunit beta, with amino-acid sequence MKFSLNLAQYYSNVDLKSFDRDELIGRIGDRIGAIEQVEELAPKYAGVIVVKVVNCEKHSDADKLSVCRIDDDGAAQNVERDQQGLITVVCGAPNVRAGLLVVWIPPGATVPSTYDKEPFVLEARAIRGIVSNGMLGSPRELGVSEEHGGILEIEASDVGEELARPGTAFVKLYGLDDFVVTCENKMFTHRPDCFGNLGIAREVSGIFDQQFKSPDWYVEPISHAVGPNPVAIEAVNQVPELVPRFMCQAVTGLSVQTSPVWLQSYLNRMGVKSINNVVDYSNYFMLLTAQPTHAFDYDKLVKLTGQSKITLGPRLAKKGEKLALLNGKTVELSDKDMVIDACGVPVALAGVMGGQQSEVDSTTKTIVIECATFDMYAVRRTSMRHGLFTDAVTRYTKNQSPLQNPQVLAKFVDELVHSVGGVVASDALDIFDQAKLDSVRKSIMISPDFVNSRLGTELTKEDIAQILANVEFDCTYQDEKVIIKSPFWRTDIELPEDIVEEVGRLYGFSRLPSGLPHRLAKPVGQDAYLKLKTKIRHILARAGANEVLSYSFVHGNLLKKAGQKPEDSFAIRNALSPDLQYYRQTLTPSLLEKVHPNIKAGNDEFAIYELNKTHNKVHGNDEQGLPGELNMLALVFASKNGKSDYAYFEAKKYLEFLAEQLGFTLEFKKAEQVEFPVTKPFGLSRSSYVSIKETGDFLGMVGCFRDEVTTNFKLPASAGFEIGPEVFLEASRKYKGKIYRRLGKYPSTEQDLTLRLPATVVYSELESKIEEALKSTGYAWTLEPVSIFQKEQEPTKNFTFRLTLSHKDRTLTTIEANQLLDDLTLAAQAERV
- a CDS encoding RidA family protein, producing the protein MKKAISSVHAPRSTDIYSQAIESNGFVFVSGQIHMTTEGVVVEASVEGKLEQIMDNITAILKEAGLKLDNIVKITVYLTSIDDAKEFNAAYGRYFVQPLPARELICVQALPRGATIELSVIAARSTKSE